The following are encoded together in the Cicer arietinum cultivar CDC Frontier isolate Library 1 chromosome 2, Cicar.CDCFrontier_v2.0, whole genome shotgun sequence genome:
- the LOC140919425 gene encoding LOW QUALITY PROTEIN: uncharacterized protein (The sequence of the model RefSeq protein was modified relative to this genomic sequence to represent the inferred CDS: substituted 1 base at 1 genomic stop codon): MATWDDSNESSNEAEEHVNMALMADVYSDSGNELIDEEIERDQRDEAASAARALNEFCRQDSPKFKGEHDPDKDDLWLQEIEKIFGILHCPDNAKVEYATYLMIGEAEYWWRGAKKMMETNHEELTWEAFKNKFLEKYFPKSARAQKEAQFLKLYQGNLMIAEYAAKFESLAKHFCYFLNQIDEEYMCERFESGLRYEIKELVGPLEIRQYQVLVEKCKKVEQMKQSRLNRGVVGGPIRPQGHNDQQNRGKQHQQHKPYVRPLGNARDQPRPQNGEGQGPKIPGQNQAYPKPDHFANECPEQKNDRAVNRNNINDNVVRPTAKGRVYHINGEETPSSSELIQGECLIAGKSLNVIYDSGATHSFISLDWVDSLQLTVTTLPFDLVVTLPSTESVKCNTACLQCPLIVFDMRFNVDLICIPLKHVGVILGRDWFSSHYVLLDCARKSVIFPNPGVSRFLDTNKLNFSLKEGVRKCVSLNSVSTKLEVEVDGILVVEDFPEVFPPDVPGLPPVRDIEFSIDVTPGTGPISIAPYRMSPSELSELKNQLEDLLTKQFIRPSEEDIPKTAFRTRYGHFEYLVMPFGVTNAPTIFMDYMNRIFHPFLDKFVVVFIDDILIYSKSLEEHEVHLRQVLQVLKDKRLYANLGKCEFWLEEVKFLGHVISKEGIAVDPTKVEVVVAWKQPQTTTEIRSFLGLAGYYRRFIEDFAKIAAPLIQLIRKNHIYAWTEECEMSFRMMKEKLTTSPVLVLPQPEEPYEVYCDASLQGLGCVLMQKKQVVAYASKQLKVHEKHYPTHDMALVAIVFALKIXRHYLYGCNFDVYSDHKSLKYLFDQKELNIRQRRWMEFIKDYEFTLNYHPGKANALGTKLRLSSAYHPQTDGQTERTIQTLEDLLRACTLDNRGSWDDLLPLVEFTYNNSYHASIGMAPYEALYGRKCQTPLCWYQDGENLIIGPELVQQTTEKVRQIQERMRTAQSRQKSYDDRHRRPLEFQEDEHVFLRVTPTTGVGRALKSKKLTSKFIGPYQILRRKGLVAYQIALPPKLANLHDVFHVSQLRKYMVDPSHIIAPDDIQLKENFTFEVPPISIADRTTKHLRGKEIPLVKVIWNQTTGDATWELE; the protein is encoded by the exons atggctacatgggatgacTCTAATGAATCCTCTAATGAAGCTGAAGAACATGTTAACATGGCTCTGATGGCAGATGTTTATTCTGACTCAGgcaatgaacttattgatgaGGAAATTGAA AGGGATCAGAGGGATGAAGCAGCCAGTGCAGCAAGAGCATTGAATGAATTTTGTCGACAAGATTCGCCTAAATTCAAAGGGGAACATGACCCCGATAAGGATGATCTTTGGCTGCAAGAAATCGAGAAGATCTTCGGGATCCTACATTGCCCTGACAATGCGAAAGTAGAGTATGCGACCTATTTGATGATTGGTGAAGCTGAATATTGGTGGCGAGGTGCGAAGAAAATGATGGAGACAAATCATGAAGAGCTAACCTGGGAGGCTTTCAAGAATAAGTTCCTAGAAAAATACTTCCCAAAAAGTGCTAGGGCTCAGAAGGAGGCCCAATTTCTGAAGTTGTATCAAGGGAATCTCATGATAGCGGAATATGCGGCAAAGTTTGAGTCCCTAGCAAAGCACTTCTGCTATTTCCTAAATCAGATAGATGAAGAATACATGTGCGAGAGGTTTGAAAGCGGGCTTAGGTATGAAATTAAGGAGTTAGTGGGGCCCTTGGAGATAcgccaatatcaagtactagtGGAGAAATGCAAGAAAGTGGAGCAGATGAAACAGAGCCGTCTGAATAGGGGTGTTGTAGGTGGACCCATCAGACCTCAG GGGCATAACGACCAACAGAATAGGGGCAAGCAGCATCAACAACACAAGCCATATGTCCGACCACTGGGGAATGCTAGAGATCAACCTCGACCTCAAAACGGGGAAGGTCAAGGGCCAAAAATTCCAGGTCAGAACCAGGCGTACCCT AAACCAGaccattttgcaaatgaatgccCTGAACAGAAGAACGATAGAGCTGTCAACCGCAACAATATCAACGACAATGTTGTACGCCCTACTGCCAAAGGACGTGTCTACCACATCAATGGAGAGGAAACTCCATCTTCCTCTGAACTTATCCAAGGTGAGTGTTTAATTGCTGGAAAATCACTTAATGTAATTTATGATTCGGGGGCAACACACTCATTCATTTCATTGGATTGGGTGGATTCGCTCCAACTTACTGTTACTACTTTGCCGTTTGATTTGGTGGTTACCCTACCTTCTACCGAATCAGTGAAATGTAATACGGCTTGCTTGCAATGCCCGTTGATTGTGTTCGATATGAGATTCAacgttgatttgatttgtattcCCCTCAAGCATGTGGGAGTGATCCTTGGAAGGGATTGGTTTTCAAGCCATTATGTTctattggattgtgctcgtaagtCTGTGATATTCCCAAACCCAGGTGTTTCTCGATTCCTCGATACCAATAAATTGAACTTCTCTTTGAAAGAGGGAGTTCGGAAGTGTGTTTCCCTCAACTCAGTCAGTACGAAGCTAGAGGTGGAGGTAGACGGGATACTTGTGGTCGAAGATTTTCCAGAGGTATTTCCGCCGGATGTACCAGGATTACCCCCAGTTCGTGATATTGAATTCTCAATTGATGTGACTCCGGGTACAGGACCTATATCTATTGCCCCATATAGAATGTCTCCATCGGAATTGTCAGAGTTGAAAAATCAGTTGGAGGACCTTTTAACTAAACAGTTCATACGACCGAGT GAAGAAGACATTCCTAAAACTGCATTCAGAACTCGCTATGGACACTTTGAGTATTTGGTGATGCCTTTTGGTGTCACCAATGCACCAActattttcatggactacatgaatcgTATATTTCACCCCTTCTTAGACAAATTTGTAGTGGTCTTCATTGATGACATATTGATTTATTCTAAGAGCTTGGAGGAACATGAAGTTCACCTACGTCAAGTTTTGCAAGTCTTGAAGGACAAGAGATTGTATGCTAATTTGGGGAAATGTGAATTCTGGTTGGAGGAGGTGAAATTCTTGGGACATGTCATTTCAAAGGAAGGTATCGCTGTTGACCCAACTAAAGTAGAGGTTGTGGTGGCATGGAAACAACCACAGACTACCACAGAGATTAGAAGTTTCCTGGGCTTGGCTGGATATTATAGAAGATTCATTGAGGATTTTGCCAAGATTGCAGCACCGTTGATACAACTCATAAGGAAGAATCATATTTATGCATGGACGGAGGAATGTGAGATGAGTTTTCGGATGATGAAAGAGAAACTAACTACATCACCGGTGTTGGTGTTGCCACAaccagaagaaccatatgaagtttattgtgatgcttcttTACAAGGGTTGGGTTGTGTACTTATGCAGAAAAAACAAGTGGTAGCATATGCTTCAAAACAGTTGAAGGTGCATGAGAAACATTATCCGACGCATGACATGGCGTTGGTTGCAATAGTTTTTGCACTAAAGATTTAGAGGCACTATTTGTATGGGTGCAATTTTGATGTAtacagtgaccataaaagtttgaaatacttGTTCGACCAGAAGGAGCTTAATATCCGACAGCGGAGATGGATGGAGTTCATCAAGGATTATGAGTTCACATTGAACTATCACCCAGGAAAAGCCAAT GCATTGGGTACTAAATTGAGATTGAGTTCCGCCTACCACCCTCAAACCGATGGTCAAACTGAAAGGACTATTCAGACATTAGAGGATTTGCTAAGAGCTTGTACATTAGATAacagaggaagttgggatgatctATTGCCTCTTGTTGAATTTACCTATAATAATAGTTATCATGCAAGCATCGGTATGGCCCCGTACGAGGCTttgtatgggcgcaagtgtcaaactcccttgtgttggtatcagGATGGCGAAAACTTAATTATAGGGCCAGAgttggtgcaacagactacagagAAGGTGCGTCAGATCCAAGAGCGGATGAGAACAGCACAGAGCAGGCAGAAGAGTTATGATGATCGACATAGAAGACCCTTGGAGTTTCAGGAGGATGAGCATGTATTCTTGAGAGTGACgcctactactggagttggtagGGCATTGAAGTCTAAAAAGCTTACTTCGAAGTTTATTGGACCATACCAAATTCTTCGACGTAAGGGTCTAGTGGCGTATCAAATTGCTTTACCACCAAAATTAGCTAATTTACATGATGTGTTCCATGTATCACAATTGAGGAAGTACATGGTAGATCCATCCCATATTATTGCGCCAGATGATATTCAATTGAAGGAGAATTTTACCTTTGAGGTCCCACCGATAAGCATCGCCGACAGAACTACCAAACATTTGAGGGGAAAGGAAATTCCATTGgttaaggtgatttggaaccaaACGACTGGGGATGCTACTTGGGAGTTGGAATAG